The sequence below is a genomic window from Rudanella lutea DSM 19387.
TTACGCTGACGAAGCCGCAGCCCGTTGAGACCATCGGCGATGTTGATGAAATAGTACAGAGAACCATCGTCGAAAAGCTGCTGCCGATACGCAAACAGATTGAACGCACCCAGATTGACATCAGCCCCTACATCAACTGAGCCCAAATGGTTACCGATCCGGTTGGTATAATCAAAATTAGCCAGCCGATCCTCGTCGTCGGGTCGGCCTAACCGAAAGCCAGTCACCACGTACACATAATCGCGAAAGCGGGCCGGTAGCTGGCTCTCTTTGGCAATGGCCGGGTTATTGATCAGCGACAGGTCATTGATCTCTCCTCCCCAAACAGCCTGATGGGTAAAGCCACCGTACAGCCGGATTTTATCATCAGGCCGCCCAATCCGCAGATAGAGCGTTTTCTGGTGCAGCATCGAATGATTCACAAACCCGGTCGGGTTCATCCACCCGTGTGCGTAGGAGCCTTGAAACGACACCCATCCTTTGGTAAACGGGATAGGTGTAAACGTGGGTACCGACAGCTCGATCTGCGGAATAGGCAGCGCGTTGCCCGACCAGCTATACGATCCCGAACTTAGTGTAGTATCAACCAGGCCATATATCCTCTGTCGGCGCCCTACGGATGCCTCCAGGGCTCCAAACCGAACCTTGGCATATAATTCAGGCAAGAGTACTCTTCCGTCCGTTACGGCATTGACCACAACGCGTGCACCATAGCCATAGTCAAACTTACTTTTTCGGGCTTTGCTGGTATCGTACTCAGCATGGGCCGAGGCCCGGAGGGTGAGGGCGGGTGTGCGGGTGGGGACAACGCCAAACTGATTCGATTGCTGCCAGAAAGGCGTTTGACCAGCCGACGACGTATAGCCGCCAATCTCGGTATCGTACTGCCCGGGGAGCTTAACGGATTGTCCGTACAATGGGCGAATCGCGAACAAGCTAACCACCAAAAGCACTTTACGACTCGACAGCATAGTTTAATGGGTCGGGATAAACAAGCTACAAACTTACACCTTTTGGTCAACAGCCCCTAACCTGTAGATAAGCCTAGCCCAGGTGTTGTAGTAAAACAAAAAAGGGGAGATACACCCGGTGTATCTCCCCTTCATAAACTATTTGAATTCCTACTGCTTAATCAAACGAATCGACTTAGAGCCGTTGTCGGTCTGAATCTGATAAATGTACAAACCGGCCGGCAAATGGCCTCCGCGTACATTCACTTTGTACTGACCGGCTGCCTGAACACCATCTTCGTTGGTTTGCTCCATCACCCGCCCCTGCGCATCAGTCAGCGTACGGGTTACACGGGCAGCGTTTGGCAGGTTATAATCAACAACCGTTTGATCCGCAAACGGGTTGGGAGCCGCCGATACGGTCATCACCCGATTTTCAGGATTACTCACCGTCCGCGAAACCACGTTGGCAATACTGGCTTCAAACACAGCGCCTGCCTCCGCGGTAAAACCCGGTTGTAACGTAATCGACCGACCAGCCTCGTACAGAACCGTCGCCCGTTGGGTAACTGCATTCCGGGCCACAATATGCTCAACCGCTCGCTCTTCAATCGTCGCGCCAGCCTGCATCGTCCGGGCAATCTCCTGCCGAACGGGATATTCCTGAGCCATAGCTACTCCCCCCACAGCGAGCAGAGCCACTACCGACAGTACTACTTTTATCATAGCTGACACTTATTTAGACGTTTGGCGAATCTGCTTGATCTGACGCTGCATAGTACTGCTTTTCCGGCGCAGTTGTTCGTTTTCCTTACGCAGTGAGCTTACTTCTTTCTGCATCTCTACCATGTAGAGTGTGAGTTCTTCTATTTTCTGGAGCAGGGTGGCATCCATCTTGGCCATGTCTACACCCTCACGTACCACCTCCGTAGCACTCGGCACGTCGGGCAGATGACCGTGCGCCTTGATGAACGACTCCACCTCCGAAAGCTTCCGCAACCGGTACTCCGGCGCAAACACATAGTCACTCCAGTCAGCACTGTTCTTCACAGCCACCTTCACCTTCTCGGTCAGGATGCCCTTCTCCACGTACAAGCCGTAGTTCCCGCTCAGCTTGTTGATCCCCTGACCAATCACCACCGCTTCGCCTGAGCTGTTCTGCAAACGACCGCCCGCCAGCTGCCAGTAGCTCTCCCCCACTGACGCAGAGGCCTCACGGGCCGAGTTGTTCAGGCTACCCAGCACCACGTTCCCGCTCGCATCCACCGTCAGAAACTTCGTCTGCGCCAACGCCGTCGCCGGCGATGATGACGTCAGGTTCTGCAACCGCAAGCCCGACGTGTTGGTCGTTGACGATACCACGTGCAACTTGGCTGATGGGGCCGAGGTGCCAATGCCCACATTGGCGTTATTGCCCAACACAACTGCATTCGATACACTTACCCGGCTGTTGTAGCCAATGGCCACTGCGTTATTTACTGTTACCCCAGCATCAACACCCGCCCCCGTACCCAGGAACGTGTTCTGCTGACCGCCAAGATTCTCCAAACCAGCGTCGCGTCCTAAGAATACGTTCTCAGAACCAGTTGTCTTAAAACCACTATTCAAACCCACAAACGTATTGCTACCTCCGTTGAGGTTGCTGTAACCAGCACCGTTGCCAATGAACGTGTTAAACACTCCACCCACGTTGGCACGACCCGTCTCGGCTCCTACAAAGAGATTGAAGCTACCTGTCGTGTTGGAAAAGCCAGCCCGCTGCCCTACAAATACGTTGTTCTCTCCGCTTGTATTAGCAAAGCCTGAATTGAGGCCCATGAACGTGTTGAAGCGTCCCCCAATATTAGAAAAGCCAGAACCAGCACCAAAGAAAAGATTTTCCCGGCCCGTCGTATTGGCCTGCCCAGCATTTCCGCCCACGAACAGGTTAAAACTGCCATCTGTATTTGACTTCCCAGCGTTGACACCAATAAACACATTGTCAGTACCTATCGTGTTACCAGAACCCGCCGTGTTGCCAATAAACGTGTTATTGCTACCTGATTGACCTACACCAAAACCTACCAGAACATTACCACTAGCTTGAGTAGTCAATCGTATGAAAGGGTTCCCATCAACACGTATCGCCTTGGCAGATGGCAGTGTAATATCACTCGCAATAGTTAATGCGGTATTAGCAGGTGTTTCGATACTCTGAGCTTGCGCTAAAGAAGTCATGCCAGAAAAGGCAAGAAAAAGTAGTAGTTTATTCTTCATATGCCAAAAGTTTAAATGCGTGTTGCTGGTGGCTAATTAATGGTCTACAATTTAAAACTCAAAGAAAGCAGTCTGAGGTTACATACTGAAGTTTATCCTCGCCATGCCAGAATTATACTCCGAACCCGAATATTGCTGTGAAACTAACACTCCAAAACGTATCTTCAAAAATTACGCTTTCAGTTGAGTGACAGTTTATTATTTGGTTATTATTTTTCTGAGCAAACAATACGCCAACGTTACTTTCATTTTAAACGGCGCAACTTTTTTGTTAGAGTTTTTACTTGCCCTTTCAACTTATCGTTCTCTTTCGCTAGCCGATCAATTTGTTTAGTTTTTCGCTCCAAAGCAATTACGTAGAGTGTGAGTTCTTCTATTTTCTGGAGCAGGGTGGCATCCATCTTGGCCATGTCTACACCCTCACGTACCACCTCCGTAGCACTCGGCACGTCGGGCAGATGACCGTGCGCCTTGATGAACGACTCCACCTCCGAAAGCTTCCGCAACCGGTACTCCGGCGCAAACACATAGTCACTCCAGTCAGCACTGTTCTTCACAGCCACCTTCACCTTCTCGGTCAGGATGCCCTTCTCCACGTACAAGCCGTAGTTCCCGCTCAGCTTGTTGATCCCCTGACCAATCACCACCGCTTCGCCTGAGCTGTTCTGCAAACGACCGCCCGCCAGCTGCCAGTAGCTCTCCCCCACTGACGCAGAGGCCTCACGGGCCGAGTTGTTCAGGCTACCCAGCACCACGTTCCCGCTCGCATCCACCGTCAGAAACTTCGTCTGCGCCAACGCCGTCGCCGGCGATGATGACGTCAGGTTCTGCAACCGCAAGCCCGACGTGTTGGTCGTTGACGATACCACGTGCAACTTGGCTGATGGGGCCGAGGTGCCAATGCCCACATTGGCGTTATTGCCCAACACAACTGCATTCGATACACTTACCCGGCTGTTGTAGCCAATGGCCACTGCGTTATTTACTGTTACCCCAGCATCAACACCCGCCCCCGTACCCAGGAACGTGTTCTGCTGACCGCCAAGATTCTCCAAACCAGCGTCGCGTCCTAAGAATACGTTCTCAGAACCAGTTGTCTTAAAACCACTATTCAAACCCACAAACGTATTGCTACCTCCGTTGAGGTTGCTGTAACCAGCACCGTTGCCAATGAACGTGTTAAACACTCCACCCACGTTGGCACGACCCGTCTCGGCTCCTACAAAGAGATTGAAGCTACCTGTCGTGTTGGAAAAGCCAGCCCGCTGCCCTACAAATACGTTGTTCTCTCCGCTTGTATTAGCAAAGCCTGAATTGAGGCCCATGAACGTGTTGAAGCGTCCCCCAATATTAGAAAAGCCAGAACCAGCACCAAAGAAAAGATTTTCCCGGCCCGTCGTATTGGCCTGCCCAGCATTTCCGCCCACGAACAGGTTAAAACTGCCATCTGTATTTGACTTCCCAGCGTTGACACCAATAAACACATTGTCAGTACCTATCGTGTTACTCAATCCACTTTCAAAGCCAATGAACGTGTTTGATCCACTGCTCGTATTTAGTCCTGAACGTGCTCCTATGAATGTGTTTTGTTGTGCGGATGTACTTACAGAGCCTGACAAAGTTCCCACAAAAACATTACCAATGCCGGTCTGATTGTTTCCACCTGCGTCTGCACCAACGAAAGTGTTATCAGCTCCTGATATATTACCGTATCCTGATCCTGATCCAACAAAAACATTATTTCGACCACTTGTATTAAAATACCCCGATCTATAACCACCAAAGAAGTTACTGAAGCCCGTTGTGTTAGAGTATCCAGCGCCATTCCCTATAAATGCATTATTATTACCTGTTGTATTATTAAAGCCAGCCTCATAGCCCACAAAAGCATTATAACTTCCTGATGAGTTTTGACGTCCCGAAAAGCTTCCTATAAATGAATTCTGGGCTCCAGAAGAGTTCTGCACACCAGCAGACCGGCCAACCATTAAATTTCCGTTGCCGCTCATGTTTTGGTTACCAGCCCCAATACCAACTAGAGTATTGTCCGATCCTCCTGTTGAAATCGAACTAGGACTGGTGAGCACCAAATTAGTTTGTGCTATCAGCTCTCCACATGTAATAAGTAGAATAGCGGTAAGTAAACATATTTTCATTGTGAGATGATTTAAAACGTCGTAGCCCCCGTGTTTTAACAAAACTACACTACTCTCTATTAATAACATATCTACTAAATTCAGAATAACTCCGTTTCGTCTATTAAATTAATTGAATGGCTATCACAACATTCTATACCTTATGATAATTTTAAATTGCAAAAGTTCCCAAGGGGACGTTTCTGCAAGTGTGCCTTAAATTATTAAAAATACGGTAGCACCTGTTTTAATTTGTTGTGAAGCTATGCGACTAACTCTACTGTTAACTATTCTCCTTGTTTTTGCTCAATCTGCAACAGGCCAGCAAATATACTATGTTGCAGCAAATGGTAACGATGCCAACAACGGCCTATCTATTAGTAGTCCACTACAAACACTTGCCAAAGTCAGTTCCTTACCCTTAGTTCCTGGAGATCAAATACTATTCAGAAGAGGAGATACATTTAGAGGAACATTAGATTTGACCCGCTCAGGTAATGCCAATAGCCAGATTAAATTTGGAGCTTACGGTTCAGGGAATAAACCAGTCTTAGCCGGTTCCACATTATTAACAAACTGGGTTAATAGTGGCAACTCTGTCTGGCAAACTACATGCTCAAGCTGTTCTATTGCACCTACTGGCCTATATGTCAACAATATATCTCAGCCTTTAGGGAGATTTCCAAATTCGAATACAGGTAATAAAGGGTACCTAACAGTACAAAACCATTCAGGAAAAAACTCACTAACGAGTCTTCAGCCTCTTACAAGTAATTGGACAGGAGGTGAGGTTGTAGTCCGGTCAAATTACTTTATCATCGATCGAGCCCTTATCACTCAACAATCAGGAAATACACTTACTCTTAGCAATACGTCAACTTATGACTTAAGCGATCAGTTTGGTTTTTTTATACAAAGCCATCCAGCAACACTAGATCTACAAGGTGAGTGGTATTACAATCCGGCTAACAAGCAAATTAGTTATTATTCATCCCAGGCTAACCCAAATACACAATCTATAAGTGTCACAACAGCTAGTAACGGCATAATTTTAAGAGGTTGTACGTATATAGCATTCGAAGATTTAATTATTACTGAGACTTTGAACCATGGTATTGTAGGAGCAAATAACTCCAACATTAGTATAAAAAATTGTGAGATCACAAACGCTGGCGAGAATGGCATCTACTTCGGAGGTAGTGGCAATTCGATACTCCTTGAGAGTAATACAATTGTAGATTGTAATAATAATGGGTTTCAGATTGATGGCTACAGTAACTTTATCTTTAGAGCAAACACTCTTCGTAAAATAGGTACCTCACCAGGGCGAGGCAAGTCAGGTGATGCTCAGTATATAGGCTTTATTGCAAACACAATATCTGGAGCTACAATTGAGGACAACAAAGTTGACAGTGTGGGTTATACGGCTATTAACTTTCCTAAAAACAATGCCACTATACAACGCAACGTCATTTCTAATTTCTGCCTTGTTAAAAGCGACGGCGGAGGCCTTTATGTAACAAACAACGCTCAGGAAACAATGGGCAATGTTATCCTACAGGATAATTTAGTTTTTAATGGAGTAGGGGCCCCAGATGGATCACCTGATGGCTTTCTTGGTGCAAATGGAATATACCTTGATGAATGTATAAATAGTGTAATTGTGCGATCAAATACCACATTTAATTGTGGACTCTATGGAATCTACCTACACGGAACCCAAAATTCGATTGTTGAAAATAATATTGCCTATGACAATAAGAGTGGTCAGTTTGTAATGGACTACACTGGTATCTGCCCCACTACAGGTAACAGTATTCAAAACAATATATTTACCGCTAAGGGTGTAAATCAATATACAGCTATTTATGATTCTTACTTTTCGGATCTAAGCTCATTTGGAACCTTCACAAATAATGTATACGCACGTCCAATTGAAGATGTTCAAACGCTTAGATTGTCATACCGCCCACCTAATGGGACACTTTTCGATCCAAAATCACTGACAGAGTGGCAAAATTTATATGGTAAAGATTTGAATTCAACGCGCTCACCGATCACATATAAGAACTTCTTTTTTAATGCTTACACTGGCCCGGAAAGAGTTATAGGTGGCAATTTTACCACAGGCACAGGTTATGGTTCAGGGGGCCCCTTTATATTTAGTGATTTTAACAACGGTCAGGGAACATGGGATAACAGTAACCGCATTGATGGTGGTAGTCTAAATCTAAATTTTACCACAATAACTAACAACCCGGGCGCTTCTTTATATGCTGCTCAGGTTATCAATTCTGTTTCGGCACAAAAAGACTATCTCATTGAGTTCGATGCCGTAAGCACAGTTCCCAATAGGTTGGTTCAGGTTTATATTCAACCTCAATTTGCTCCATTCACACCACTTGTCGATACACGTCCTGCAGTTGTAGTAGGGACTACACCCCAACACTATCAAGTTGTTGTCCGGCCAAATAGAGACCTGCAGAATGCCCTTTCAATACTTCGAGTTTTTGAGAACTCGGAA
It includes:
- a CDS encoding bZIP transcription factor, whose amino-acid sequence is MTTQASGNVLVGFGVGQSGSNNTFIGNTAGSGNTIGTDNVFIGVNAGKSNTDGSFNLFVGGNAGQANTTGRENLFFGAGSGFSNIGGRFNTFMGLNSGFANTSGENNVFVGQRAGFSNTTGSFNLFVGAETGRANVGGVFNTFIGNGAGYSNLNGGSNTFVGLNSGFKTTGSENVFLGRDAGLENLGGQQNTFLGTGAGVDAGVTVNNAVAIGYNSRVSVSNAVVLGNNANVGIGTSAPSAKLHVVSSTTNTSGLRLQNLTSSSPATALAQTKFLTVDASGNVVLGSLNNSAREASASVGESYWQLAGGRLQNSSGEAVVIGQGINKLSGNYGLYVEKGILTEKVKVAVKNSADWSDYVFAPEYRLRKLSEVESFIKAHGHLPDVPSATEVVREGVDMAKMDATLLQKIEELTLYMVEMQKEVSSLRKENEQLRRKSSTMQRQIKQIRQTSK
- a CDS encoding T9SS type A sorting domain-containing protein: MIKVVLSVVALLAVGGVAMAQEYPVRQEIARTMQAGATIEERAVEHIVARNAVTQRATVLYEAGRSITLQPGFTAEAGAVFEASIANVVSRTVSNPENRVMTVSAAPNPFADQTVVDYNLPNAARVTRTLTDAQGRVMEQTNEDGVQAAGQYKVNVRGGHLPAGLYIYQIQTDNGSKSIRLIKQ
- a CDS encoding right-handed parallel beta-helix repeat-containing protein — encoded protein: MRLTLLLTILLVFAQSATGQQIYYVAANGNDANNGLSISSPLQTLAKVSSLPLVPGDQILFRRGDTFRGTLDLTRSGNANSQIKFGAYGSGNKPVLAGSTLLTNWVNSGNSVWQTTCSSCSIAPTGLYVNNISQPLGRFPNSNTGNKGYLTVQNHSGKNSLTSLQPLTSNWTGGEVVVRSNYFIIDRALITQQSGNTLTLSNTSTYDLSDQFGFFIQSHPATLDLQGEWYYNPANKQISYYSSQANPNTQSISVTTASNGIILRGCTYIAFEDLIITETLNHGIVGANNSNISIKNCEITNAGENGIYFGGSGNSILLESNTIVDCNNNGFQIDGYSNFIFRANTLRKIGTSPGRGKSGDAQYIGFIANTISGATIEDNKVDSVGYTAINFPKNNATIQRNVISNFCLVKSDGGGLYVTNNAQETMGNVILQDNLVFNGVGAPDGSPDGFLGANGIYLDECINSVIVRSNTTFNCGLYGIYLHGTQNSIVENNIAYDNKSGQFVMDYTGICPTTGNSIQNNIFTAKGVNQYTAIYDSYFSDLSSFGTFTNNVYARPIEDVQTLRLSYRPPNGTLFDPKSLTEWQNLYGKDLNSTRSPITYKNFFFNAYTGPERVIGGNFTTGTGYGSGGPFIFSDFNNGQGTWDNSNRIDGGSLNLNFTTITNNPGASLYAAQVINSVSAQKDYLIEFDAVSTVPNRLVQVYIQPQFAPFTPLVDTRPAVVVGTTPQHYQVVVRPNRDLQNALSILRVFENSEPLFIDNLSFREVDVNTLDPNNVIQLIYNPTPRDSIIAIGGTFRDARNQVYSRQVSLPAYKSLVLFRDDASKTYPVDLNLTLYSDVRSQTVNKPLSYRLKIRNNTNRSLPSIGAQWTLRIPSSLQVINSTGLSFTNNILSGTVRDLRPLTDTTFVFSVQPTTNGIFRLSAQIASSSYPDPDSTPNSGIADGEDDMAESEIRTKDLVGQVYASPNPLQRPVPAPITNEPVPVPSQCDLSLRTFSNKNSLSINETVTITIVIVNRGGAYTSNIQLQNVLPTGLAFSTGANWIQNGNILTATIPNLNAGESISLSFQARAVSRGQWINNSQVVASSTIDTDSVPNNGFSNGEDDQHQLTLLVR
- a CDS encoding bZIP transcription factor → MKICLLTAILLITCGELIAQTNLVLTSPSSISTGGSDNTLVGIGAGNQNMSGNGNLMVGRSAGVQNSSGAQNSFIGSFSGRQNSSGSYNAFVGYEAGFNNTTGNNNAFIGNGAGYSNTTGFSNFFGGYRSGYFNTSGRNNVFVGSGSGYGNISGADNTFVGADAGGNNQTGIGNVFVGTLSGSVSTSAQQNTFIGARSGLNTSSGSNTFIGFESGLSNTIGTDNVFIGVNAGKSNTDGSFNLFVGGNAGQANTTGRENLFFGAGSGFSNIGGRFNTFMGLNSGFANTSGENNVFVGQRAGFSNTTGSFNLFVGAETGRANVGGVFNTFIGNGAGYSNLNGGSNTFVGLNSGFKTTGSENVFLGRDAGLENLGGQQNTFLGTGAGVDAGVTVNNAVAIGYNSRVSVSNAVVLGNNANVGIGTSAPSAKLHVVSSTTNTSGLRLQNLTSSSPATALAQTKFLTVDASGNVVLGSLNNSAREASASVGESYWQLAGGRLQNSSGEAVVIGQGINKLSGNYGLYVEKGILTEKVKVAVKNSADWSDYVFAPEYRLRKLSEVESFIKAHGHLPDVPSATEVVREGVDMAKMDATLLQKIEELTLYVIALERKTKQIDRLAKENDKLKGQVKTLTKKLRRLK
- a CDS encoding capsule assembly Wzi family protein, encoding MLSSRKVLLVVSLFAIRPLYGQSVKLPGQYDTEIGGYTSSAGQTPFWQQSNQFGVVPTRTPALTLRASAHAEYDTSKARKSKFDYGYGARVVVNAVTDGRVLLPELYAKVRFGALEASVGRRQRIYGLVDTTLSSGSYSWSGNALPIPQIELSVPTFTPIPFTKGWVSFQGSYAHGWMNPTGFVNHSMLHQKTLYLRIGRPDDKIRLYGGFTHQAVWGGEINDLSLINNPAIAKESQLPARFRDYVYVVTGFRLGRPDDEDRLANFDYTNRIGNHLGSVDVGADVNLGAFNLFAYRQQLFDDGSLYYFINIADGLNGLRLRQRNPQAKVREILIEFLNTTSQGGDVFDLTTSNPQSRGRDNYFNHSQFRDGWSYRQRGIGTPFITPALGPNGEWPFGIFTNNNRVRVFHVGMAGSLSAGQILAWAGRVNYQAKFSFSRNYGTYNDPFSAPLDQFSGILSLSIPFGGGFAVSSSLGVDSGELYPSNIGLYLGLRKVWHKKSVD